The following are encoded in a window of Danaus plexippus chromosome 22 unlocalized genomic scaffold, MEX_DaPlex mxdp_33, whole genome shotgun sequence genomic DNA:
- the LOC116773649 gene encoding proton-gated ion channel subunit pbo-5-like, translating into MWLLIYFIGILGSAVGNFTFTYDMAMQCKEHLCQHGYNYETYYLVESDQRKIVRSDPSITFEMHIAILAASNGHILLSTVSQPDAADPVYEIVVGGGGNKFTELRGNLKRNAKASAKTVGILSTIEFRAFYIKITEDGLIEFGREGDILPILSYQDMDPINIHYFSFAAWNGVEAKFLYDCPIPLKNATEVPSSDSVMVEPKMSNSDMLKRSLLLNRDPNIAPRSKVTVQLGVKITSITYDPFETKLRTGLSVVRKWTDDSMAWNPLKFNGTSRLTFRQGQIWSPSLSIYNSDTIGFLDAKNSEPITMFESGETILHMQTTIQTWCLDYSDMLTKWPHDEYDCVIVIEPWENHEDITFKKLDPEDMKAFADIDDVIQNSWDITTEQYILNSTSWNSNSSESDRFVIEVVLKRRATAFNIVFYTPLLVLMTFILLSFWTEPLNLRRIWFYAGCSVVICSGLCYIDFLVPCHSIPSILVLYTVVLGGVLLALLIHAALMTSLTKRLCKTITIQNILTAQWFRTLFFLPPFKTSHIYETINNDYGESNEDVMETSGIRNIEAMQSDNKEDNESVELAEAVDKVLFFIYSMTFAVMLALHF; encoded by the exons ATGTGGttgttaatttactttattggGATTTTGGGTTCCGCCGTCGGAAATTTCACATTCACATATGATA TGGCGATGCAGTGCAAGGAGCACTTATGTCAACACGGCTACAACTATGAGACATACTACCTGGTTGAATCAGATCAAAGGAAGATTGTAAGATCGGATCCCAGTATAACCTTCGAAATGCACATCGCTATACTAGCAGCTAGCAATGGCCATATACTTCTATCAACTGTTTCACAACCAGACGCAGCCGATCCAGTCTAtgaaattg tTGTTGGAGGTGGAGGTAATAAATTCACGGAGCTGAGAGGAAATTTGAAAAGGAATGCAAAAGCGTCTGCGAAGACTGTTGGCATTTTATCCACAATTGAGTTCAGggcgttttatattaaaataactgaag ATGGTCTCATTGAATTTGGTCGCGAAGGTGATATATTACCTATCTTAAGCTATCAGGACATGGATCCCataaacatacattattttagtttcgCAGCCTGGAATGGCGTGGAAGCGAAATTCCTCTATGATTGTCCCATACCCTTGAAGAATGCTACAGAAG TTCCGTCATCTGATTCTGTAATGGTAGAACCGAAAATGTCAAATTCCGATATGCTAAAAAGATCACTGCTTTTAAATAGGGATCCAAATATAGCACCCAGATCTAAAGTTACTGTTCAGTTGGGagtaaaaattacaagtaTAACGTATGATCCCTTTGAAACCAAATTGCGAACGGGTTTATCAGTGGTTAGG aaATGGACCGACGATAGCATGGCGTGGAATCCTCTAAAATTTAATGGAACAAGCCGCCTAACGTTCCGCCAAGGACAAATTTGGAGCCCTAGTCTATCTATTTACAA ttccGACACTATTGGATTTTTGGATGCAAAAAACTCCGAACCGATAACCATGTTTGAAAGTGGTGAAACGATATTGCATATGCAGACTACCATACAAACTTGGTGTCTTGATTATTCTGACATGTTGACAAA atggCCCCACGATGAATACGATTGCGTCATTGTGATTGAACCTTGGGAAAATCATGAGGATATAACATTTAAGAAACTAGACCCTGAAGACATGAAAGCT TTTGCAGATATCGATGACGTGATACAAAATTCTTGGGATATAACAACGGAACAATACATACTGAATTCAACATCATGGAATAGCAATTCAAGTGAAAGTGATAGATTCGTTATAgaagtagttttaaaaagacGAGCAACTGCGTTCAATATTGTTTTCTATACGCCTTTATTGG tTCTCATGACATTTATTCTTCTATCGTTCTGGACTGAGCCGTTGAATTTAAGACGAATCTGGTTCTACGCTGGTTGCTCTGTTGTAATATGTTCAGGACTGTGTTACATTGACTTTTTAGTTCCCTGCCACAGTATTCCTTCAATAT TGGTTCTCTACACAGTGGTTTTGGGTGGAGTGCTTCTTGCTTTGTTAATCCATGCGGCGTTAATGACGTCACTGACAAAGCGTCTGTGCAAGACGATTaccattcaaaatattttaacagccCAGTGGTTTAGAACTCTGTTTTTCCTTCCACCGTTTAAG actaGCCATATATATGAGACTATAAACAATGACTATGGAGAAAGTAATGAAGATGTAATGGAGACTTCTGGAATTAGAAATATAGAAGCAATGCAGAGTGATAATAAAGAGGACAACGAATCTGTAGAATTAGCAGAAGCAGTcgataaagttttgttttttatttacagcatGACTTTTGCTGTTATGCTtgctttacatttttaa
- the LOC116773692 gene encoding chitinase-like protein 3: MAGSYTAVVSVILAFYCVSAKESIVGCYYGTWATYRNGLGKFDVSNINVDLCTHLFYTFVGISNNGNVISLDPYLDLPDNWGRDNFRKFNALKEKNPNLKTILAVGGWNEGSAKYSVMAANPTLRRNFVTSALNFVKSYGFDGLDVDWEYPNRRDSVNGQADIDNFTQLLKELRAEFDKDNLLLSSAVASVKDVASLSYDIPAILQYLDIISLMAYDMYGPWDSVTGHNAPLHKGEGDETIPKESVYSVDVALEFWLSQGCPPEKLLLGLPLYGHTFKLRNASVNGVRSPINGPGIAGPYTATNGQIGYNEFCNKIRTETWDLRYDNLAKVPYAVQGTNWVSYDDENSLVEKIEYALNLNIGGVMIWSIETDDFHGICHSVDFPLLRAVNRAVGRSPPSPSSSTSVTPTTSYPNISETTTSTTISSSTAETTEHPSVCKEEGLTANPKDCSSFYMCVRSVDGFAHFIQYCPSNLYWDQDKKICNYPDSVKCEAKN, translated from the exons ATGGCAGGCTCATATACAGCTGTAGTAAGCGTTATACTAGCCTTTTATTGTGTATCTGCTAAAGAAA gtataGTGGGCTGTTATTACGGAACGTGGGCAACATACAGGAATGGCCTAGGAAAATTTGATGTTAGCAACATAAATGTAGATCTGtgtacacatttattttacacttttGTCGGGATTTCTAACAATGGAAATGTCATATCACTCGATCCTTACTTGGATTTACCTGACAACTGGGGCAGAG ataatttcCGGAAATTTAACGCtcttaaggaaaaaaatcCAAATCTGAAAACAATATTGGCCGTTGGAGGATGGAACGAGGGCTCCGCAAAATATTCAGTG ATGGCAGCCAATCCCACTCTTCGGAGAAACTTCGTAACGAGTGCCCTAAATTTCGTTAAATCATACGGCTTTGATGGCCTGGACGTAGATTGGGAATATCCAAATAGACGGGACTCAGTAAATGGTCAAGCTGACATCGATAACTTTACACAGCTCTTAAAAGAATTAAGGGCGGAGTTCGATAAAGATAATCTTTTACTAAGTTCTGCTGTCGCTTCTGTTAAAGATGTAGCCTCACTCTCCTACGATATACCAGCAATTTTGca atatttagatattatcAGTTTAATGGCTTACGATATGTATGGGCCATGGGACTCAGTGACCGGACATAATGCTCCATTACACAAAGGCGAGGGAGATGAAACCATACCAAAAGAAAGTGTTTATAGTGTAGATGTCGCTTTGGAGTTTTGGCTAAGTCAAG GATGTCCCCCAGAGAAATTACTACTCGGACTTCCATTGTATGGTCATACTTTCAAACTACGAAATGCTTCTGTGAATGGAGTTCGTTCTCCGATTAATGGACCAGGAATAGCAGGTCCTTACACCGCTACCAATGGTCAAATCGGCTACAATgag ttctgtaataaaatccgaaCAGAAACCTGGGATTTGCGTTATGATAATTTAGCAAAAGTACCTTACGCTGTCCAAGGTACAAATTGGGTTTCGTATGATGATGAAAACTCATTAGTCGAAAAAATTGAGTATGccttaaacttaaatattggAGGTGTAATGATTTGGAGTATAGAGACTGACGACTTCCATGGTATCTGCCACTCTGTAGATTTCCCTTTATTGAGAGCTGTTAATCGAGCTGTCGGCAGGTCTCCTCCTTCGCCATCTTCTTCGACCTCAGTTACTCCTACAACTAGTTACCCAAATATATCCGAGACTACCACTAGCACCACAATCTCTTCTTCTACAGCCG aaactaCCGAACATCCATCTGTTTGCAAAGAGGAAGGATTAACCGCAAATCCAAAAGATTGTTCTtctttttatatgtgtgtacGAAGTGTTGATGGTTTCGCCCATTTTATTCAGTATTGTCCATCGAATCTCTATTGGGatcaagataaaaaaatatgcaactaCCCAGACTCTGTAAAATGCGAagctaaaaattaa